A single Hippocampus zosterae strain Florida chromosome 1, ASM2543408v3, whole genome shotgun sequence DNA region contains:
- the dok1b gene encoding docking protein 1b — protein MDTHVKEGQLYVQHQKFGKKWKKNWFVLYPASQNGIARLEFFESSGSGGVGGGSGGNSNEKSRKLDKKIIRLSECISILPALTENCPKDNMAAFCVETNDKTHVFAAEKNAAKEWMNTMCDIAFQGGSGGNGDSDAESQDLKMSENLIYYSREDVNEFWVSVQRTEASDRCRLSGNYWLKAESNVLILKEPKTKRNVFVWPYKLLRRYGRDRVMFSIESGRRCDSGPGNFTFDTKQGNEIFTLVDQAIKSQKALAEERPLSCPVSFDPECPPSLQHIRNAGAPAPASGDSSSCSSWEADGDSGGSKPGSADGVLGKREGGDGGGGARGPASAGAERQKGRSLPELPAIPGRASGGNTPPRSPRGQGAAKCLSSATKQAALYSEPADAVRLPAHTADGLYSDPVDSITIAPLVQVPRLRPVVDESSGGGAQTEHHHGNESHSTAQDLYSHVYDHISLELSQKTDAMSLNGAGNAGGGGGRCAGRGLNSNKRTRGTALSPAVLSLEHIYDEPEGCAKGFLNSSNTSGMTIYNEARLEPYSQKRRDEVATLTGTEVTYSTPTHGKSSFESHKHSPPNRGGQHPPAPRWPKPVTAPKPVRGNFARREPVPLPPGKHGEPDHNVNNNNNNNIRGREGGGEKELYSQVTKPSKLWSNHSKATPLSSPDIIYDNLGNI, from the exons ATGGACACCCACGTTAAGGAAGGACAACTTTATGTGCAGCATCAAAAGTTTGGCAAG AAATGGAAGAAGAATTGGTTTGTCCTCTACCCGGCCAGCCAAAATGGCATCGCACGCCTCGAATTCTTCGAGTCGTCCGGGTCGGGAGGTGTGGGCGGCGGCTCGGGCGggaattcaaatgaaaaaagcaGAAAGCTGGACAAGAAGATTATCCGCTTGTCCGAGTGCATCTCCATCCTGCCGGCGCTGACGGAGAACTGTCCCAAAGACAACATGGCAGCCTTCTGTGTGGAGACCAACGACAAGACCCACGTGTTCGCCGCCGAGAAGAATGCCGCCAAGGAGTGGATGAATACCATGTGTGACATTGCATTTCAG GGTGGAAGCGGTGGCAACGGGGATTCTGACGCGGAATCCCAAGACCTGAAGATGTCTGAGAACCTTATCTATTACTCCAGAGAAGACG TGAACGAGTTCTGGGTGAGCGTTCAGCGGACGGAGGCTTCGGACCGCTGCAGGCTGTCGGGCAACTACTGGCTGAAAGCCGAAAGCAACGTCCTGATCTTAAAAGAACCTAAAACAAAGAGGAATGTCTTTGTCTGGCCGTACAAGCTGCTGAGGAGATACGGGCGAGACCGG GTGATGTTTTCCATCGAGTCCGGCCGCCGCTGTGACTCGGGCCCCGGTAACTTCACCTTTGACACCAAGCAAGGTAACGAGATCTTCACCCTCGTGGATCAAGCCATCAAGTCCCAGAAGGCCCTGGCTGAAGAGCGTCCCCTCAGCTGCCCCGTCTCCTTCGACCCAGAGTGCCCGCCATCGCTGCAGCACATCCGCAACGCTGGTGCCCCGGCACCCGCCAGCGGAgacagcagcagctgcagcagctgggagGCCGATGGCGATTCGGGTGGCAGCAAACCGGGCTCCGCCGATGGCGTGCTCGGGAAAAGAGAGggaggagatggaggaggaggggcaaGAGGCCCAGCAAGCGCCGGTGCCGAGAGACAAAAAGGGAGGAGTTTACCAGAACTGCCCGCCATACCGGGGCGCGCGAGTGGAGGAAACACACCTCCGCGGTCCCCAAGAGGTCAAGGAGCGGCAAAGTGTCTTTCCTCGGCTACCAAACAAGCTGCTCTCTACTCGGAACCAGCAGACGCCGTCCGTCTGCCTGCGCACACGGCTGATGGCCTCTACTCTGACCCGGTGGACAGCATTACAATCGCGCCGCTAGTGCAAGTCCCTCGCCTGCGTCCGGTGGTTGACGAGTCCTCCGGAGGCGGGGCCCAAACAGAGCATCACCACGGGAACGAGAGCCACAGCACCGCCCAGGACTTATATTCACACGTGTATGACCACATCAGCctggagctgagccaaaagaccGATGCCATGAGTCTGAATGGGGCCGGGAATGCAGGAGGGGGAGGCGGGCGATGCGCAGGCAGAGGGCTGAACAGTAACAAGAGAACCCGCGGAACAGCTCTGTCGCCCGCTGTTCTGTCTCTGGAGCATATTTACGACGAACCGGAGGGTTGCGCCAAAGGATTTTTGAACTCGAGCAACACCTCGGGGATGACTATTTACAATGAAGCCCGTTTGGAGCCTTACAGCCAAAAGAGGCGAGACGAAGTGGCTACCCTGACGGGAACGGAGGTAACTTACAGCACCCCCACCCACGGGAAGTCTTCTTTCGAATCCCACAAACATTCGCCCCCGAATCGCGGAGGTCAACACCCGCCGGCTCCACGGTGGCCCAAACCCGTCACCGCTCCCAAACCCGTCCGGGGCAATTTTGCCCGCAGGGAGCCCGTTCCGTTGCCTCCCGGGAAACACGGCGAGCCTGATCATAatgtgaacaacaacaacaacaacaacattcggGGCAGGGAGGGCGGAGGGGAAAAGGAGCTGTACAGCCAAGTTACAAAACCTTCTAAATTGTGGTCAAATCACTCCAAAGCAACACCGCTGAGCTCACCTGATATTATCTATGACAACTTGGGAAATATTTGA
- the m1ap gene encoding meiosis 1 arrest protein, with amino-acid sequence MDHKKSSGFSNTTFLRQPARVLIVEAMPPWWSETRSVLCDALDNFLTLVCSLKGPCRLPFLSVFAISSQQECLLPFVRVRGNLPRLLSCVEALRAIPSEGVTTELASVGEILRQTVLDGQRQFNQYRKFSGVDIQTNISVEVTVVTSRPGKGMVCLLKNVLKDDDLDPINGFLVVQLSSQVEWGQDGLPPQEPPQDCSADNLVLVDLHLVDSSVFALEEVFKNWLQEYGVVSEHIHLVLPSPRGGPGPVCIKCDMRERVISPGSLPLNPSEKPESLCDVMSVSQIPRRMRAIKALYKAGVCQSVLYGLPLVVIPTACWRLNWDEIETNQHKFQALNRTLQDQDQVLLLQVGPTDGDSDLCSYYCLYPSPSLAMLLKPVVCRELFIPGAYSEPMWEPPPETMQVIMGCLSQIKEKEVLSPCSLSSNLYQHLRSTLVTKLHYPLGPSTMHPAIQTYQRQPPESAVATASSQSHQAHQLGMYVKVKSTVAPEPPSLQRTLENSRSAPLRPPTPVRPHRRALTFVRRSSSCSSGHQASAPALQEESDKDGKVTLAEH; translated from the exons ATGGATCACAAGAAGAGCTCTGGTTTCTCAAACACCACATTTCTGCGGCAACCAGCTCGGGTGTTGATCGTTGAAGCAATGCCACCATGGTGGTCCGAGACCCGCTCTGTTCTCTGTGACGCTCTTGATAACTTCCTGACTCTGGTCTGTAGTCTGAAAGGACCTTGTAGGCTCCCTTTCCTCAGCGTCTTTGCCATCAGCAGTCAGCAGGAATGTCTGCTTCCTTTTGTG agAGTTCGGGGTAACCTGCCCAGGTTGCTTTCCTGCGTGGAGGCGCTGCGGGCGATCCCGAGCGAAGGCGTCACCACAGAACTGGCCAGTGTAGGCGAGATACTGCGCCAGACCGTGCTGGATGGCCAGAGGCAATTTAACCAATACAGGAAATTCAGTGGCGTCGACATCCAGACCAACATATCTGTCGAG gtTACTGTGGTGACCAGCCGTCCCGGAAAAGGCATGGTTTgccttttgaaaaatgtgctcaaGGATGATGACCTGGATCCGATCAATGGTTTCCTGGTGGTGCAGCTCTCCAGTCAGGTGGAGTGGGGTCAAGACGGACTCCCGCCTCAAGAGCCACCTCAGGATTGTAGTGCAG ATAATCTGGTGCTGGTGGACCTGCACCTGGTGGACAGCAGTGTATTTGCTCTGGAGGAAGTGTTTAAGAATTGGCTTCAAGAGTATGGAGTGGTCTCTGAACACATCCACCTTGTCCTACCAAGCCCACGGGGGGGTCCCGGTCCAG TGTGCATTAAGTGCGACATGCGTGAGCGCGTCATCAGCCCCGGCTCCCTTCCACTGAACCCCTCGGAGAAGCCAGAAAGCCTTTGTGACGTCATGTCTGTCTCTCAAATACCCCGGAGAATGAGAGCAATCAA GGCCCTTTACAAGGCTGGCGTGTGTCAAAGCGTGTTGTACGGCCTGCCGCTAGTTGTCATCCCGACCGCCTGCTGGCGTCTGAACTGGGATGAGATAGAAACCAACCAGCACAAGTTTCAAGCTCTCAACCGTACACTGCAG GATCAGGACCAGGTTTTGCTGCTGCAGGTGGGGCCGACAGATGGAGACTCAG ATTTGTGCTCTTACTATTGCCTCTACCCATCTCCGTCACTCGCCATGCTCCTGAAGCCAGTCGTCTGCAGGGAACTATTTATACCTGGCGCATACTCTGAGCCAATGTGGGAGCCTCCCCCTGAAACCATGCAGGTCATCATG GGTTGCCTCAGCCAGATCAAAGAAAAGGAGGTGTTGAGCCCCTGCTCCTTGAGCAGTAACCTCTACCAGCATCTCAGGAGCACCCTGGTCACCAAGCTGCACTACCCATTGGG CCCTTCAACTATGCACCCCGCTATCCAAACATACCAGCGTCAACCACCAGAGAGCGCTGTAGCCACAGCCAGCAGTCAATCCCATCAG GCTCACCAGCTTGGAATGTACGTCAAGGTCAAGTCCACTGTGGCCCCCGAGCCGCCTTCCTTGCAGAGGACCCTGGAAAACTCCCGCTCCGCCCCGCTGAGACCTCCAACTCCCGTGAGACCACATCGTCGAGCTTTGACCTTTGTGAGAAGGAGTAGCTCATGCAGTAGTGGCCATCAGGCCTCGGCGCCTGCTCTTCAGGAGGAATCGGACAAAGATGGCAAGGTAACACTGGCAGAGCACTGA